The Bdellovibrio sp. NC01 genome includes the window TTCCTTCATGCGCACACGGCTCAAGTGTCACAATCACGTGAGCGCCTTTAAGATCTTCAGCACTTAAACCTTTCAGCGCATTCACTTCCGCATGCGGGCCCCCATAAACTTGGTGATAACCACTTTGAATGAATTTGCCATTTGCATCTAAGACAACACTGCCTACTAAAGGATTGGGACTGACATGAGGCCCACCTTTGTAAGCCTCGCTAATTGCCAGTTGCATAGCTTGTTCAGTGGTTAGAGGTGTTCCCTTCGCAGGTATTGGAAGAGATTTGATTTGTTCCACTGTGGGCTCCCTTGCTTAATCAATCGAGTGTGCGGAACTCATCTTAAAACTGTGGGATCACGAACGCAACTCACGCTGCTCTTGCGGTTTTTGCTGAAACTGCTCGCGCAAGCATCGCGCTCGTCTTTTGCAACAATTGTGATTCAAATGGAGAGATAAGTACTCATAATCGCTGAACAAAGTCTAAACAAATCATTCAAACTCTTCGATGCTCTAATGTGGCTTTCGACAAGGAAACATATCAAAGGGGTATAAACAATGTTCCATTTTGAGGTGCGAAAATTAATTCCAAGTAAACATAGTTTAAATTATCGAACTAATACATTAGTTAAATGTTGTTTAGTCACATTTATTCCGAAGAGTTTTCTAAGAGGGGCACGTTATGGCAGCACAAAACAAAGCAAAAAATCCAGGCTGGTTTTACTTCGTGTTAGTTCTGCAGTGTCTCTTCATTCTTTTGGGCATCGGAATGCTCAAAGACCTCATGTGGATTCTTTAATTTCCCAAAAAAGTTATTAAGACGGTTTTTCGTAGTGCGGGGATTTGCTAAAGCCTTAGAGCTTCACTGCTTCTTCGGCGGCACGCCATCCGGGCTCAATCGTCGCCGCAGCTTTGCTGCGGTTCGCGCCATCGTGGCGCCGACGAAGGCCGCCTACGTAGCAGCGAATCTCTAAGTCTTTCGCAAATTTTGCCTTCGATATTGTTTTAATTTTTTTTGAAATTAAAGATGGCGTACTCTGTTTAATATTTTTTTAGTAGCCGACGTTTGAAGAGAAGATAATTCCGTAAGCGTCGAACGGAGAGTTTTGGCTGTTTCCTTTTGTTAGGCCTTTATTGTAGTAAAGACCAAGACTGAGTTCGCTGTTGCCGTCGACTCGTGTGATGCCGCCGGTGCCTGAGTAGGTTTCTGAAGTTCTGTTATCAAGATAGGCGAAGCCTGCTAGTGGGTGCCACGATGTCGAGTTGAAGCCTTTCCAGCCAACGCCGTAGCTGGTTTGCTCTGGCAGTTGTGTTGTTGTGCCGTCGCTATCTTTTTGATCGGCGCTCATAGAATAGTTGATATCAAAAAAGAATTTCTGATCATTCACATTGAACTGTTGACCAAGACCGAATGAAAAAGCGTCTCTGCCATCGGGGTCGTAACTTGATGTGACTTGTTTGTTTAACGTTGGATCATTCGCGTTCATCGTTGAGGCGTAATAATCACCGGAAGAGCTAATTTTAAAGGGCAGTGAAAAAATCGTGAATCCGATTTTGTAGTTATCATTTACTTTCCACAGAACGCCAGGATTCAAAAAGTAATGCATTTCTTTTGTGTGGCTTTGCGAAACCGCCAACGACTTCACCACGCCACCGCTGGATGCAGAACCAATCGAATGCACTGATGAAGTTTGATTGGTTACTCCGGTGCTGATCCCCGCACTTAAGTTTTCATTCAGGAAAATGGCGTAACTGATGCCCGCCAAGATCACATTCGTCTGTGCCGTCACAGAAGTTTTAACATCAAAGCCGGAAATAACAGAATTGCTTCCCTGAATCACGTTGTACGAAAGTGGATTTCCAACGAACAATGCAAACGTACCACGCTCCGATGGATAGATTCCTGTCACCAACATGGGACGAATATTAGGATCAGAACTGTCAGACATTTCATCTAACTTGAAACGTTGCTGTTCGATCGCATTGCCGCTGACGCTGAGTTTTAATTTGTGGGAATTATAATAAGCAAGACCTGCGGGATTATATAAAACATTGCCCGGTGAATCCTCAAATGCGATTCCTGTATTCGCCATCAAAGCTTCTTCGTTGCCTGTGGGGAACGGATAAATAAAAGCCATAGCTTGTGACGAAATCAAAAGAAGTAAGCAGCTAAGAAATCTCAAATTATCCCTCAAGCTTTTTATAAAACTCCAACACCTTAGGATCTACGATGATAGAGCGTGGATTCCAGCCAATCAAATGCAAACCCTCAGCATTGCGCAAACGACTAAGTGCTACGTAAGCATGTCCTGGTTCCCACAGATTGCTAAGGTCACACCACAAATCATCCAAAGTCGCACCTTGGCTTTTATGAATTGTCGTAGCGTAAGCAAGTGTTAACGGAAATTGAATGACGGATGCCATGACATTGCCTTCGGCGTCTTGCAAAGCGAACTGTGTCTTATCGACTTGAACTTCGCGACCTCCGTCTTTTTTAACAATAATTTTATCGTCAGCAATATCCGTCACAACACCACGAGTGCCATTCACCCACCGCTTTTGTGGATCGTTTTGTAAGAACATCACGCGGCAGCCAAGCTTCAACACAAGCTTCACCGGCACCGGTGCAGACTTCATCAAAATCTCAATATGCTTTTCCGAACCAAAATAAATGGAGTCAATCGTGACTTCTTCTTCATTCAGTTCTTTCAATTTCATTTGATTGAAATTTTCAGCGTTGATTTTACGAGGGAACAAGCGCGTGCCCGGATGATCTGGATCGTGAGTTTGAATATGTTCGTTCAAAAACTCACGCACACGCGGAGTCGAAAGTCCGTGGCGCACATCACTTAGCACATCTAAAAATAAATTATCGGAAACACGCTGGTTGTGTGACAGCATCGCCGTTTGAAAGCCTGTTTGCTCCCACACGCCATTAATGAATGCCCAATCACGATTACCGGTTTGTGTGACTGGCGGCAACTGTGCGAAATCGCCAACCGCGATAATACGCATGCCTCCCCATGGAAGCTTCGATTCACGCGCACGTTGTGACAAAGCTTCTGCAATCATCAAGGCTTGCCCTGGGATCATTGAAATTTCATCGATGATCACGCCTTCGACCTTACGCAAACGCGCCATCAACTTATTATCTTTTGAAGCGCGTTCATAAGTGGCGTCGGGACCACCGTCCATGATTCCTAAGCCGAAGAAACTGTGGAACGTTCTGCCACCAAGCAAAACTGCCGCAGCACCTGTGCTCGCAAGAATGGGCAATTCTTTCGTATCGATCTCTTTCATGTATTGGCGGATCAAAAAACTTTTGCCACTACCCGCACCGCCCGTCAAAAAGACGTTCTCTCCAGATCTTAGAAGATCTAGAGCGCCTGCTTGTTCTGGGGAAAGATCGAAAGGAGTAGAATTTGTCATTAGTCGTTCGATCATGCCACTCACCTAGACCATAAGCAAGACAGCTATTGCAAATCGCCTTTTTCAGTCATGAAATAGGAGGGTCTTTCGAAAGGATTCGACACAATGGCTCATCCGAAATTAACGGTATTGCTTTTATCCGCTTCTTTGTTCACTTCACCAGTTTTTGCCAAGGCGCCTTCTTCAGAGATTCCAGAGAAACGTGAATTTCCTCTGAATACGTCAGTAAATCCGTGTGAAGACTTTCATAAATACGTGTGCTCTGAAGTAGAAGCGTCTTTCAAACTTCGTCCTGATCGCAGTCACCATCTTTTTGCATTTAGCGATTCGCGCGAAAGATTGTTAGAGACAAAAAAGAAATTCATGTCGGAACTTCCCACAAAAAAAGATTTGAATGAAAGAACGGAACAACTTCGTGATTTCTATATGGCATGCATGGACCCCAAAGCCCGTGCTGCTTCAGAAAAAGCCGAAGTTAAAAAATTCCAAAAAGATCTTAGTAAAATTGAAACTGTCGACGATCTTATCACTTTCAATAACAACCAAGCCTCTAAAGGAATGTTTGGTCCGTTCATGTGGATGGGTAACACACCTGACTTGGATAACGCTAAAAAATTGAATATTGCACTGGGCGGAAGCATTATGGGTCTGCCTGATCATAAATATTATGAAGATGCAAAATTGATGGCTGATTACAAAAAGCTTTTGATTTCATTCTTCAAAGCAATTGATCCAAAAATAAAGGCTTCTGACGCTGATACTCGTGCGCAGGCCTTGGTGAATTTGGAAAAAGACTTTATCAAGGTTTACCCGGTCGCTTCGACTCGTCGTCAACGCTGGAGCGAACGTCATTTGACTCCCCAAGACGAGACGATCAAAAAATATCCGAATCTGAAATTGGATATGTTGTTTAAGAAAACTCCTAAGGATGCTTTGGTCAGTATGCCCATCCCTGAAACGGCTGCATTCTTGAATGACGAACTTGCAAAACGCCCTTTGCAAACGTGGAAAGATCTTTTGCTCGTCAGAAACTTGTCTGACGAAATGGATGACGCTTATCCGAAGTTCTTCCAAGAAAACTTCGACTTCGAAAAGAAATACTTCGGAGGACCTGAAAAGCGCCCTGATCGTCAAGAGCGTTGCACAGATTTAGTTACAAACTACTTCATGAAAGAACTTGATGCGGCACTGGTTGATCAAGTGTTCCCGAACTTTGATGAAAAGAAAGTCACTGAAGTTGCTGAAAACATTCGCGCCAGCATCTTGAAAGGCTTAGAAAATAACAAATGGCTTTCTTCTGACGGCAGAAAAGGTGCGATCGCAAAAATCAAAACGGCGCGCTTGCAACTTGTGAAACCTCATACAGATAAAGAATGGGATTTCATGCCGATTCGTAAATACACGAAAACGGATATCTTGGTGGATAAACACCTTTACCGTGAAGCTTCATTCAGCAAAATGATGAAAGAGCTTCATGAGCCAGCCAATCAAGACGCTTGGGGCATGGGTCCTTTGACCGTGAACGCTTACTACAGCGAAAACGAAAATAAATTCGTTCTGCCAATTGGTATTCTGCAATATCCGTTCTACAACAAAGACGGAACTTTGATTGAAAACTTGGGTGCCGTTGGTGCCGTGATCGGTCACGAATTAGGTCACAGTATCGATGACAACGGTGCGAAGTATGACTCTGAAGGTCGCCTGAAAGATTGGATGAGCCAAAAAGACATCACAGAATTCGCGTCTCGCCAAAACAAACTGGTTGAGCAGTTCAACAAAGCAGAACACGACGGCAAGTTAACTCTTGGTGAAAATACCGCGGACTTGGTAGGCGTCACTTTCGCTTACAATGCGGCTTTCCCGGGCGGCAAAGGTGATGTTGAAGATAAAAAGAAATTCTTCATCGCTTACGGCCGTCTGTGGTGCTCGGTGACTCGCCCGGATTTTGAGAAGTTGATGAGAAAAACCGACCCGCACTCTTCCGGAACAGCCCGTATCAACGAGCAAGTGAAGCAGCAGCCAGCGTTCGCGGAAACTTTCCAGTGCAAAGCAGGCGACAAGATGACCCTGCCTGATTCTGAGCGAGTTCAAATCTGGTAGGTTTGAGCCTTTTTAGCGCGTCCAACACCCTACGCCCCTCGTCGAGAACATCGAAATACGAGGGGCTCTTTATTGAAGCGCAATTCAATTTCTGATATTCTTAGAGTCTTGGCTCCACCTAAGGAGGGCTCTATGGCACTAGTTGAATTCGCTACGAAGACAGAAAACCCACATTTCGAAAATGTCTTCGACATTGCTCCAACCGAACTTCAACAAAAACTTAATGACGTGAAGGTCATCGACGTTCGTGAACATCATGAATATGTTGGTGAACTTGGTCACATTGTTGGTTCTGAGTTAATTTCACTCGGGACCTTGCCAGATAACTTGAATAACCTTCCGAAGGACCAAACAATCGTATTCATCTGTCTTGGCGGAGTGCGCTCTGCTAAAGCGGCTGCTTATGCGACGATGAATGGCTTTACGAACGTTTTAAATATGAGCGGCGGCATGATGGCGTGGAGCCAACTTCAGCTGCCGGTTGAAAGATAAGAAAAGAAAATATGCCAGGAAAAGTATTTGTTAACAGAACTTTGAATATGAAAAAAATCCGCTATATCGGCGTCGATATGGATCACACGCTTGTTCGCTATAATAGCGAAAACTTCGAGCGTCTGTCGCATACAACGATGATCGATAAATTGGTAAAGCGCGGATACCCAGAAACTTTGCGTAAGCTGACTTTCGATTACAACTTCGCGATTCGCGGCCTTGTGATCGACCGTAAAATGGGAAATCTTTTGAAATTGAATCGCTACACGGCGATTCGTGCAAGCTACCATGGTTTGAAACCGCTTGATTTCAAAACGCACCAAAAATTGTACAAATCGACTTACATCGATCTTTCGAACACAGACTACTTGGCTGTCGATACGTCATTCTCTATCTCTTTGGCGAATTTGATCGCGCAAATCGTAGAGTTGAAAGACACAGATCTTGCCAACAAATATCCAGAGTATGTGCAAATCGCGGATGACGTTTTGGATGCTTTGGATGAAGCGCACAGAGATGGCTCTTTGAAAGAAGTTGTTAAGAACAACTTGGATCACTACATCGTGAAAGATCCCGGTTTGGTTGCAAGCCTTGAAAAATTCCGTCGTCACGGTAAAAAGATTTTCGTTTTGACGAACTCTGATTACCACTACACGAAATTGCTTTTGGATTACGCGATCCAGCCATTCTTGAAAGAACACAAATCTTGGCAAGACTTGTTCGAGATCGTGATCACGTTCGCTTCAAAACCGAAGTTCTTCTATGAAAATCAGAAGTACCTTCGTGTGAACCCAGCAGACGGCACGATGACGAACATGGAAGGCAAACTGACACCTGGTATTTACCAAGGTGGAAATGCTAAGAAATTCACTGCGGATCTAGATCTTGCGGGTGATGATATTCTTTATATCGGTGACCATATCTACGGCGACATCCTTCGTTTGAAAAAGGATTGTAACTGGAGAACGGCAATGGTGATCGAAGAGCTTGATGTTGAAGTTGAAAACAACAAAAAAGCTGAGCCGATCAATCAAGAGATCGAAGTTCTGATGAAGAAAAAAGAACCTCTTGAAGATGAATTGACTGACATCATGACTCGCAAAATTGAAAAAGCGGGTGACGTGAATGAAGCCCAAATCGAAACTTTGCAAAAAACTATTTCAGAGATCGATTCGCAGATCAGCCAGTACATCAAAAAGCAACAGTCGATGTACAACGGAAACTGGGGCCAATTGATGAGAGCCGGTAACGAAGAAAGCTACTTCGCTTACCAGTTAGACCGTTACGCCTGCGTGTACATGGAAAAACTAGCGGACTTAGTCGAACTATCTCCGCGCACATATTTCCGTGCCCCACGCCGCCCACTAGCCCACGAAATCTACTAATCGCGTCAAGCCCCTAGCAATAGGGGCTTTTCTTTTTTCTACCGTTTGTTAGTTTAGATCTATATGAAAAAGTCTGTTCTGATCGGCTTAGTGCTTTTGGTTGTCACGAGTTTTGCTTCGTACAAAGCAGGACAACGTTCTGTGATTCACAATGATTCTTCTGAGTCGATCGAAACCCAGGTGAAAGAAGATTTGATCAATCTGACGAAGAAGGATTTTGAAGAATATCAGAATCTAAAAACCATGGAAGATCGCTACAAAAAAGCGGACGAGATTCTTGGCAAGATTGTGACTGTTTTCCTTGCGGATTTAAGCGTTAAACTTGCTTACAAGCCTTCCAATCCTGCGATGCTTGAAGGTGCTTGTGCGATTCCGGGTTTGAATACGACGCCAACACCTGTCGCCACGCCTGAACAAAGCCAAATGTCAGTGGCACAAGCAACAGCAACGCCCGTACCTGAAACAAAGCCTTCGACCCCTGCATGGATTCAGACTGAAAAGAAAATCGCAGTCATGACAAATGAGGACGAAGTTCTTGAACAGCTTAGAAAAAATCCCATCGAAGATATCTTTGATACTTTAAAATCGACAACGGTAATGAATCGCAAAGAGGCCGTGGATATCGATGGACGCTTTGAAGGTGAAATCTCTTTCTTTGACAAAAAGAAACACAAAACAGATTGGATCGTTTATTGGGAAGTGAACCTTAATGGTGGCACTAGCAACAACAAACCAGCCAGTGGTCGCGCCCTTATCACTTTGACGAACAAATCCGATGGCAAAACTTTCAGCCGCTCGTCCGGCACAAACACTTTGAAGGATTTCGTGCGAGCTCCCGGCAGTAACGCATTTATCATTAATGTTTACGGTGATGATGGTTACATCCAGATTTATCCAGTGGGCGATAAAGATCACTGGGTCGGGAACTATTATGAGAAAGTGAAAATGGGTCAGTATAATTTTGCAGGCCAAGTACGCGTAAATCGTCTATAGGCTGAATACACTTCAAACTGAGACCAGAATCTTCAAAGCTTGCATCAAGCTTCAATAATTGATCCCTAAGATGACTTTAACAAAGCGAGCAACTTCTCATCACAGAAGAGTCCGCTTTTTAAAGGAGTCTTAGTTTGAAACACAAATCATCTCTACTTATTCTAGGTATCTCCTTAGTTCTGATGGACTGCACGGGCAAACGTGCAAGCACGGAAGCTTCAAGCTCTTCTGCAACGTCTTCAGCAAAAACAACTACCACATATAGCTCAGCAGAGAATCTGCAAATCGCGCAGTCCCTGGCAAATGTTGTTACTTCAGATCGCCAATCATTGATGGCAATTCAACAAGGCACCTGTGTTAACGTCGACTACAATTTAAAAACAGACATCCATGAAGATAAAATATTTCGTGTAGGCTGCACAAATATCGAAGGCACCATCGAAGTGATTTCGGATAATGCAAATAATGAAAAAACTTACGAGATTACGACGGACTTAACTTATTCGGATGATGTGAACACATCGCGTGTAGATAGCAGCTTTTATTCAATAAAAATTTCTGCTGATCAAACAGAGTATATTAATAAAGATTTTTCTGAAGTCTTTAAAACCAACGGCAAATCATATGAACTAAGTGGCAGTTCGAATTACGTCTTCACGCCTGATGAAGAGTCTGAAGATGCGTTAGCTGGTGACGTTTCCATTGAAAGCACAGTTTATTTTTCGAAAGACCAAGCGGATTTGAAATACTTTGATGTTGCGACTTACAGTTTACATAAGTCAGCGTGCGGAATTGACCGTGGCATTTTAGCTTTGTCGAACGCAGACGTAAGCTATCAA containing:
- a CDS encoding PIF1 family ATP-dependent DNA helicase; the encoded protein is MIERLMTNSTPFDLSPEQAGALDLLRSGENVFLTGGAGSGKSFLIRQYMKEIDTKELPILASTGAAAVLLGGRTFHSFFGLGIMDGGPDATYERASKDNKLMARLRKVEGVIIDEISMIPGQALMIAEALSQRARESKLPWGGMRIIAVGDFAQLPPVTQTGNRDWAFINGVWEQTGFQTAMLSHNQRVSDNLFLDVLSDVRHGLSTPRVREFLNEHIQTHDPDHPGTRLFPRKINAENFNQMKLKELNEEEVTIDSIYFGSEKHIEILMKSAPVPVKLVLKLGCRVMFLQNDPQKRWVNGTRGVVTDIADDKIIVKKDGGREVQVDKTQFALQDAEGNVMASVIQFPLTLAYATTIHKSQGATLDDLWCDLSNLWEPGHAYVALSRLRNAEGLHLIGWNPRSIIVDPKVLEFYKKLEG
- a CDS encoding rhodanese-like domain-containing protein codes for the protein MALVEFATKTENPHFENVFDIAPTELQQKLNDVKVIDVREHHEYVGELGHIVGSELISLGTLPDNLNNLPKDQTIVFICLGGVRSAKAAAYATMNGFTNVLNMSGGMMAWSQLQLPVER
- a CDS encoding M13 family metallopeptidase; this encodes MAHPKLTVLLLSASLFTSPVFAKAPSSEIPEKREFPLNTSVNPCEDFHKYVCSEVEASFKLRPDRSHHLFAFSDSRERLLETKKKFMSELPTKKDLNERTEQLRDFYMACMDPKARAASEKAEVKKFQKDLSKIETVDDLITFNNNQASKGMFGPFMWMGNTPDLDNAKKLNIALGGSIMGLPDHKYYEDAKLMADYKKLLISFFKAIDPKIKASDADTRAQALVNLEKDFIKVYPVASTRRQRWSERHLTPQDETIKKYPNLKLDMLFKKTPKDALVSMPIPETAAFLNDELAKRPLQTWKDLLLVRNLSDEMDDAYPKFFQENFDFEKKYFGGPEKRPDRQERCTDLVTNYFMKELDAALVDQVFPNFDEKKVTEVAENIRASILKGLENNKWLSSDGRKGAIAKIKTARLQLVKPHTDKEWDFMPIRKYTKTDILVDKHLYREASFSKMMKELHEPANQDAWGMGPLTVNAYYSENENKFVLPIGILQYPFYNKDGTLIENLGAVGAVIGHELGHSIDDNGAKYDSEGRLKDWMSQKDITEFASRQNKLVEQFNKAEHDGKLTLGENTADLVGVTFAYNAAFPGGKGDVEDKKKFFIAYGRLWCSVTRPDFEKLMRKTDPHSSGTARINEQVKQQPAFAETFQCKAGDKMTLPDSERVQIW
- a CDS encoding HAD-IG family 5'-nucleotidase, coding for MPGKVFVNRTLNMKKIRYIGVDMDHTLVRYNSENFERLSHTTMIDKLVKRGYPETLRKLTFDYNFAIRGLVIDRKMGNLLKLNRYTAIRASYHGLKPLDFKTHQKLYKSTYIDLSNTDYLAVDTSFSISLANLIAQIVELKDTDLANKYPEYVQIADDVLDALDEAHRDGSLKEVVKNNLDHYIVKDPGLVASLEKFRRHGKKIFVLTNSDYHYTKLLLDYAIQPFLKEHKSWQDLFEIVITFASKPKFFYENQKYLRVNPADGTMTNMEGKLTPGIYQGGNAKKFTADLDLAGDDILYIGDHIYGDILRLKKDCNWRTAMVIEELDVEVENNKKAEPINQEIEVLMKKKEPLEDELTDIMTRKIEKAGDVNEAQIETLQKTISEIDSQISQYIKKQQSMYNGNWGQLMRAGNEESYFAYQLDRYACVYMEKLADLVELSPRTYFRAPRRPLAHEIY